In the Thermodesulfobacteriota bacterium genome, GCCAGAAGGTGGCCATCGCCCGGGCCTTCCTCAAGCGGCCGCCGGTCCTGATCCTGGACGAGGCGACCTCGGCCCTGGACAACAAGTCCCAGGCCCGCATCCAGCACCTGCTGGAGACCCGTTGGAAGGGCCGCTCCACCGTGATCGCCGTGGTGCACCGGTTGGACATTGTCAAGAGCTTCGACCGGGTGGCGGTGATGAAGGCCGGCAAGGTGGTGGAGATGGGCCCCTACGATGAGCTCCTGGCCAAGAAAGGAATCCTCTATGAGCTTGTCCACGGCAAACGGTAGCAGCCAGCTGCCCAGCCAGTTCCAAAGCCATTTGGCCATCCTGCGGCAGACGCCGTTCTTCCGGGAATGCCCCATGGAGGCCCTCAAGGTGCTGGCCTACCTGGCCACCCAGGAGGTCTTCGCCACCGGCGATTACCTGTTTGTGCAGGGGGAGGATGACGGCCGCGCCTACGTGCTGTTGGAGGGGGAGGCGCAGCTGGTCCGGGAAGCACCGGCGGGGGTGCAGCCGGTGCGGCCGGTG is a window encoding:
- a CDS encoding cyclic nucleotide-binding domain-containing protein; translation: MSLSTANGSSQLPSQFQSHLAILRQTPFFRECPMEALKVLAYLATQEVFATGDYLFVQGEDDGRAYVLLEGEAQLVREAPAGVQPVRPVLAGEFLGGLSLLGPQPRVLSLRAETAVTCLVLSRERFSRILAQMPAILPQILKAVVEGIRNWEERLLVDAACDCSRCRQLLGVSLL